Part of the Gemmatimonadota bacterium genome is shown below.
GAGAAATTGTGGCGATGATGAAAGAGATGCAGAGCGCGCTGGGTGTGAAGGCATGCGACTATTGCCATGTGAGAAGGCGCGATGGTCGGCTCGATCCGGTTACGCCCACGCCCAATAAGGTTGTTGCACGCATGATGATGGAGAAATTTACAGATCGCTTATTGGATATTAAGACAGGCAAGCCAGCAACGTGTCAGACTTGTCATGGTGGGAAAGCGAAGTTTTTGGAAAGGGAAGTAAAAGCGGGTGAACGATGAACGGGCTCTCACCTTTCAAATTGCCGCAGTTCTTTTTCAAAGTCGCTGAGGTCTTTGAATTGGCGGTACACAGAGGCAAAGCGCACGTAGGCAACATCGTCGAGGCGTTTGAGTTCTGTCATGACAAGTTCGCCAATGTGCTGCTTGGCTTCTATTTCGCGTTCGCCTCTGCTCACGAGTTGATCTTCGATTCGGTCGGCGATTTCTTCGATCTGAGTTGTTGAGATTGGACGTTTGGTGCAGGAGAGCCGGATTTTGTCTATGAGTTTATTTTTGTCAAAGATTTCGCGCCGTCCATCGGATTTGATAACGGTGAGAGGGGTGTCTTCGATGTATTCGTAGGTCGTAAATCGACGTTCACACCCCAGGCATTCTCGGCGTCGTCGAATGGCGGTGCCTTCTTTACTCGATCTGGAATCTACCACCTTGTCTTCGATCACGCCACAATAAGGACATTTCATGAGATAGGATTCCTTTCTTAAAATCAACATGATATTGTGTGTTGCTCAAATTATAGCACTAAATATAGGGTACTGTC
Proteins encoded:
- the nrdR gene encoding transcriptional regulator NrdR; the encoded protein is MKCPYCGVIEDKVVDSRSSKEGTAIRRRRECLGCERRFTTYEYIEDTPLTVIKSDGRREIFDKNKLIDKIRLSCTKRPISTTQIEEIADRIEDQLVSRGEREIEAKQHIGELVMTELKRLDDVAYVRFASVYRQFKDLSDFEKELRQFER